In Mastacembelus armatus chromosome 5, fMasArm1.2, whole genome shotgun sequence, a single genomic region encodes these proteins:
- the errfi1a gene encoding LOW QUALITY PROTEIN: ERBB receptor feedback inhibitor 1a (The sequence of the model RefSeq protein was modified relative to this genomic sequence to represent the inferred CDS: deleted 1 base in 1 codon) yields the protein MRPECAWSMSTVGLTAQEISFPIENPFLRGSYCHSMAGSKPSWSCHHNLNNFCLSINTTHRDPSYGTQQKGPPPSSLSSERHNHSPSTQRLPPKKSPSSSTEPSIPSPADDQVVPSFQRLSMYKGSNPSQTLGRCSKPLPPIPPRTDISPEQTMDNEVEFFTTSDDSCRLVADQCPKSSPFRYGVLSRRSLRDCGQINYAYYDGPNGQQSQRQRQQHHQTHPPQEVQEQYEPQRQEQAESVVPHRQQDRRKVRRSLSGPAGCFNKPSLHIKCYKRYTHSMDKSEVPPPIPPRTNKTGDCRRWSAEVSSGAYSDEDKPPKVPPREPLSRTSSRTPSPKSLPTYVNGVMPPTQSFAPDPNYVGRSLQRQNSEPPPIIIPVMENGEKTSATHYYLLPQQSASVDSPYVEKFLRIMDSPAAHNTDVPESDWDCHPGEKHVDLV from the exons ATGCGACCCGAGTGTGCCTGGAGCATGTCCACAGTGGGCCTGACTGCCCAGGAGATCTCTTTTCCCATAGAAAACCCCTTCCTGCGGGGCAGCTACTGTCACAGCATGGCTGGATCCAAACCCTCCTGGAGCTGCCACCATAATTTGAACAA CTTCTGCCTCAGTATaaacaccacacacagagaTCCCAGCTATGGAACCCAACAAAAGGGGCCACCCCCATCATCTCTGAGTTCTGAGA GACATAACCACAGTCCCAGCACACAGAGATTACCTCCAAAGAAATCCCCGTCCTCTAGTACAGAACCCTCTATCCCAAGTCCTGCTGATGACCAGGTGGTCCCTTCATTCCAGAGGCTCTCGATGTATAAGGGCAGCAACCCATCACAGACACTGGGAAGATGCTCCAAGCCTCTGCCCCCCATCCCTCCACGCACAGACATCTCCCCTGAGCAGACTATGGACAATGAGGTAGAATTTTTCACGACTTCAGATGACAGCTGCCGTCTGGTGGCCGATCAGTGTCCCAAATCATCTCCTTTTCGATATGGAGTCCTCAGCAGAAGGAGTTTAAGGGACTGTGGGCAGATTAACTATGCTTACTATGATGGTCCTAATGGACAACAAAGCCAGAGGCAGCGCCAACAGCACCATCAGACACATCCTCCACAGGAAGTGCAAGAACAATATGAGCCACAGCGACAGGAACAAGCTGAGTCAGTGGTCCCGCACAGACAGCAGGACAGAAGGAAGGTACGTCGCTCTCTTTCTGGCCCAGCTGGATGCTTTAATAAGCCCTCACTGCACATCAAATGCTACAAACGCTATACCCATAGTATGGATAAGTCAGAGGTGCCACCCCCGATCCCTCCCCGCACAAACAAGACAGGAGACTGCCGCCGTTGGTCAGCAGAGGTCTCATCTGGGGCTTACAGTGATGAGGACAAACCACCCAAGGTGCCCCCAAGGGAACCACTGTCTAGAACCAGCTCTCGTACCCCCAGCCCAAAGAGCCTCCCAACATACGTCAATGGGGTGATGCCCCCAACCCAAAGCTTTGCACCTGATCCTAATTATGTAGGTCGAAGTTTACAGAGACAGAACAGTGAGCCCCCCCCCATCATCATTCCTGTTATGGAAAATGGCGAGAAGACCAGCGCCACACATTACTATCTACTCCCTCAGCAGTCTGCTTCCGTGGACTCACCGTATGTAGAAAAATTTCTTCGGATCATGGACAGCCCTGCAGCTCACAATACAGATGTACCAGAATCAGACTGGGACTGCCAC CCAGGCGAAAAACATGTGGACTTAGTTTGA